The following coding sequences lie in one Globicephala melas chromosome 15, mGloMel1.2, whole genome shotgun sequence genomic window:
- the DEFB128 gene encoding beta-defensin 128, with protein sequence MKLFLVLIILLFEVPKDEARHRRCFSSISGYCRKKCELGETYEIACVNGKLCCINDDAKRQYQQVTEPPEPSRKPDLNLDYAILPTVTLSTISL encoded by the exons ATGAAGCTGTTTCTGGTTCTCATTATTCTGCTGTTTGAGGTACCCAAAG ATGAAGCACGACACAGAAGATGCTTTAGTAGCATATCAGGTTACTGCAGGAAGAAATGCGAACTGGGAGAAACATATGAAATAGCATGTGTAAACGGAAAATTATGTTGTATTAATGACGATGCAAAGAGACAATATCAACAAGTCACAGAGCCACCTGAACCTTCAAGGAAGCCTGATCTGAACTTGGACTATGCTATCTTACCCACTGTCACACTTAGCACAATTTCACTATAA